A genomic window from Polaribacter gangjinensis includes:
- a CDS encoding peptidylprolyl isomerase, whose amino-acid sequence MKKITLFFAFLLLFSCSKKLFNEKWTKEKAPSEFKAVFETTKGNFEIYAKREWSPKGVDRLYSLIKNGFYTDMPIFRVVPNFVAQFGIHNDSILNNRWSKFGLDDEPVIVKNDSMTIAFARGGVKTRTTQIFINLKDNNRLDELEYSGVKGFPVVAKVIKGSENVLKFYDKYGDKLGFRQDSIQKYGNKFIKKNYPEVDFIYKATILK is encoded by the coding sequence ATGAAAAAAATAACCTTATTTTTTGCGTTTTTACTCTTGTTTTCTTGCAGTAAAAAATTATTCAATGAAAAATGGACAAAAGAAAAAGCACCATCAGAATTCAAAGCAGTTTTTGAAACTACCAAAGGAAATTTTGAGATTTATGCCAAAAGAGAATGGTCTCCAAAAGGTGTTGATAGGTTGTATTCTTTGATAAAAAATGGTTTTTATACAGACATGCCAATTTTTAGAGTGGTTCCTAATTTTGTGGCTCAATTCGGGATTCATAATGATTCAATCCTAAATAATAGATGGAGTAAATTTGGGTTGGATGATGAACCTGTAATCGTTAAAAACGACTCTATGACTATTGCTTTTGCTAGAGGTGGTGTAAAAACCAGAACTACTCAAATTTTTATTAATTTGAAAGATAATAATCGTTTGGATGAGTTAGAGTATAGTGGAGTGAAAGGTTTTCCTGTGGTAGCAAAAGTGATAAAAGGATCAGAAAATGTTTTGAAATTTTATGATAAATACGGAGATAAATTAGGTTTTCGCCAAGATTCTATTCAGAAATATGGAAATAAATTCATCAAAAAAAACTATCCAGAAGTTGACTTTATCTACAAAGCAACAATTTTAAAATAA
- a CDS encoding OmpA family protein — MKFLKIIFFGVLLVSLNQNTNAQEDYNKWSIDLGAGMHTIGVPLTPGFSASPLGQGNLGVRYMLNNRFGLRFDLGFSKFSETKGTPAFDANYYRASLEGVVNIGNVLNFNSWSKRINLLLHAGGGFSSLNTISPTVNGGDGMVNLLLGLTPQFKISDKISVFADFSSIVHFGQENSIDGGSNPTARETNVSMFNTSIGVNIALGNKKQHADFTVEKTTANNNNLNSELESLKKRLDSAEVEIANLKNKGVVVTNELIITELDNRYVKRGEKTLEDGTVVDSNVDFIKELLNKGYVNVFFDVNKAEIQDGSLNSVNYLKQFMMDNPHIKATIIGYADETGTESRNQTLSTNRAKNVYSMLVAAGIDSTRMTYVGGGIDASVGKDARQLARKVIFKIQ; from the coding sequence ATGAAATTTTTAAAAATTATTTTTTTTGGAGTATTGTTGGTTTCTTTAAATCAAAATACAAATGCACAAGAAGACTATAACAAATGGTCAATTGATTTAGGTGCTGGAATGCATACAATTGGAGTACCTTTAACACCTGGCTTCAGTGCAAGTCCTTTAGGACAAGGTAATTTAGGTGTTCGTTACATGTTAAATAATCGCTTTGGATTGCGTTTTGATTTAGGATTTAGTAAATTTTCAGAAACAAAAGGTACACCTGCTTTTGATGCAAATTATTACAGAGCTTCATTAGAAGGTGTTGTAAATATTGGAAATGTTTTAAATTTCAATTCTTGGTCAAAAAGAATTAATTTATTATTGCATGCAGGTGGAGGTTTTTCTAGTTTAAATACAATTAGTCCGACTGTAAATGGTGGTGATGGTATGGTAAACTTACTTTTAGGATTAACACCGCAATTTAAAATTTCTGATAAAATTTCAGTTTTTGCTGATTTTTCTTCAATCGTCCATTTTGGTCAAGAAAACAGTATTGATGGTGGCTCAAACCCAACTGCAAGAGAGACAAATGTAAGTATGTTTAATACTTCAATAGGTGTAAATATTGCCTTAGGAAACAAAAAACAACATGCAGATTTTACAGTCGAAAAAACTACAGCAAATAATAACAATCTAAATTCTGAATTAGAATCACTAAAAAAGCGTTTAGACAGTGCTGAAGTAGAAATTGCTAATTTAAAAAATAAAGGAGTAGTTGTTACCAATGAGTTAATTATCACTGAATTAGATAATAGATATGTAAAAAGAGGTGAAAAAACATTAGAGGATGGTACTGTTGTTGATTCGAATGTTGATTTTATAAAAGAATTATTAAACAAAGGATATGTTAATGTATTTTTTGATGTAAATAAAGCAGAAATTCAAGATGGTTCTTTAAATTCTGTAAATTATTTAAAACAATTTATGATGGATAATCCTCACATAAAAGCAACAATCATTGGATACGCAGACGAAACAGGAACTGAAAGTCGTAACCAAACTCTTTCAACAAACAGAGCAAAAAATGTATATAGCATGCTTGTTGCGGCAGGAATCGATTCTACAAGAATGACTTATGTTGGAGGTGGAATTGATGCAAGTGTAGGAAAAGATGCTAGACAATTAGCAAGAAAAGTAATTTTTAAAATTCAGTAA
- a CDS encoding dipeptidase produces MNSIKTYINEHKNRFVDELIELLKIPSVSADSAYKNDVLQTANFVSESLKKAGCDKVEICETPGYPIVYGEKIIDKNLPTVLVYGHYDVQPADPINLWESPPFKPVVKKTEIHPEGAIFARGACDDKGQMFMHIKALEYMTSTGNLPCNVKFMIEGEEEVGSKNLSWFVPRNKEKLANDVILISDTGMIANDIPSITTGLRGLSYVEVEVTGPNRDLHSGLYGGAVANPINILTKMIASLHDENNRITIPGFYDAVEELSTLERTEMAKAPFSLENYKNALDIDDVHGEKGYTTNERNSIRPTLDVNGIWGGYTGEGAKTVIASKAFAKISMRLVPNQNWEKITTLFKNHFESIAPKSVKVNVKPHHGGQGYVTPIDTIEYQAASKAYEKSFGKTPIPQRSGGSIPIVALFEQELKSKTILMGFGLDSDAIHSPNEHFGIWNYLKGIETIPYFYQYFTELFKK; encoded by the coding sequence ATGAATAGCATAAAAACATATATCAATGAACATAAAAATAGGTTTGTTGATGAATTAATTGAGTTGTTAAAAATACCTTCTGTAAGTGCAGATTCTGCTTATAAAAATGATGTTTTACAAACTGCAAATTTCGTTTCTGAAAGTTTAAAAAAAGCAGGTTGTGACAAAGTAGAAATTTGTGAAACTCCAGGATATCCTATTGTTTACGGAGAAAAGATTATCGATAAAAATTTACCAACCGTTTTGGTATATGGCCATTATGATGTGCAGCCTGCTGACCCAATCAATTTATGGGAATCTCCTCCATTTAAGCCTGTTGTTAAAAAAACTGAAATCCATCCTGAAGGTGCCATTTTTGCAAGAGGAGCCTGTGATGACAAAGGTCAAATGTTCATGCATATTAAGGCATTAGAATATATGACATCCACTGGAAATTTACCTTGCAATGTAAAATTTATGATTGAGGGTGAAGAAGAAGTTGGTTCTAAAAATTTATCTTGGTTTGTACCTAGAAATAAAGAAAAATTAGCAAATGATGTCATTTTAATTTCGGATACAGGAATGATTGCAAATGATATTCCTTCTATCACAACTGGTTTGCGTGGTTTGAGTTACGTAGAAGTTGAAGTTACTGGACCAAATAGAGATTTACATTCAGGTTTGTATGGTGGTGCAGTTGCAAATCCCATCAATATTTTAACCAAAATGATTGCTTCTTTGCACGATGAAAATAATCGAATTACCATTCCCGGTTTTTACGATGCTGTCGAAGAACTTTCCACATTAGAAAGAACTGAAATGGCTAAAGCACCATTTTCACTAGAAAACTATAAAAATGCGCTAGATATTGATGATGTTCATGGCGAAAAAGGCTACACAACTAACGAAAGAAATTCTATAAGACCAACTTTGGATGTAAATGGAATTTGGGGAGGTTATACAGGTGAAGGAGCAAAAACAGTAATTGCTAGCAAAGCTTTTGCAAAAATTTCAATGCGTTTGGTACCAAATCAAAACTGGGAAAAAATCACAACATTATTCAAAAATCATTTCGAAAGTATCGCTCCAAAATCAGTAAAAGTAAATGTAAAACCACATCATGGTGGTCAAGGTTATGTGACTCCAATTGATACAATTGAGTATCAAGCAGCAAGTAAAGCTTATGAAAAAAGTTTTGGGAAAACTCCAATTCCTCAAAGAAGTGGAGGAAGTATACCTATTGTAGCTCTATTTGAACAAGAATTAAAAAGCAAAACAATTTTGATGGGTTTTGGACTAGATTCTGATGCAATTCACTCGCCAAACGAACATTTTGGAATTTGGAATTACTTAAAAGGCATAGAAACGATTCCGTATTTTTATCAATATTTTACAGAGCTATTTAAAAAGTAA
- a CDS encoding acyl-CoA thioesterase: MNFQVTFATKWSDFDPNRHMRHTAYNDYAAEVRVRYFAAQQFSIDDFTKHNIGPILFTEETSFRKEILMGENITVNIKLAGVSKNYERWKIVHEVFNEAGKLAAVIKVYGAWIDLSKRKLTIPPKETIVIFSNAEKTVDFEEISIKNV; encoded by the coding sequence ATGAATTTTCAAGTAACATTTGCCACAAAATGGTCAGATTTTGATCCAAATAGACACATGCGTCACACAGCTTACAACGATTATGCTGCTGAAGTAAGAGTTCGCTATTTTGCAGCTCAGCAGTTTTCAATCGATGATTTTACAAAACACAATATTGGCCCAATTTTGTTTACTGAAGAAACCTCTTTTAGAAAAGAAATATTGATGGGAGAAAATATTACTGTGAATATTAAATTGGCAGGCGTTTCTAAAAACTATGAGCGATGGAAAATTGTGCACGAGGTTTTCAATGAAGCTGGAAAATTAGCAGCAGTCATTAAAGTATATGGAGCTTGGATTGATTTATCGAAAAGAAAATTAACAATTCCACCCAAAGAAACAATCGTGATTTTTTCTAATGCTGAAAAAACGGTTGATTTTGAGGAAATCTCTATTAAAAATGTTTAA